One Curtobacterium herbarum genomic window carries:
- the tyrS gene encoding tyrosine--tRNA ligase: MSSDTAPDVLTRQQNDPTFASVWDELRWRGLVHVSTDETALKEALDAGPVTYYCGFDPTAPSLHCGNLLQLLTMRRLQLAGHKPLALVGGSTGLIGDPRPTAERTLNTPETVTEWVGRLQTQVSRFLSPDGENGVRLVNNLDWTAPLSAIDFLRDIGKYFRVNSMLKKDAVAARLNSDAGISYTEFSYQILQGLDFRELYRQYGCTLQTGGSDQWGNLTSGTELIRRTEGVAAHAVGTPLITNSDGTKFGKSEGNAVWLDATMTSPYAFFQFWLNTSDADVIARLREFTFLSRAEIERLEQAVADEPFRREAQRTLATEVTTLVHGSDATQATIDASAALFGNGDLGALDDETLRSAIAELPGSVTIEGTADLARALVETELVKSLGEARRAITQGGVYVNNERAEDPATTVASLALPAGVLVLRRGKKTLAGVTVS; encoded by the coding sequence GTGTCCAGTGATACCGCTCCCGATGTCCTGACGCGCCAGCAGAACGACCCCACCTTCGCCTCGGTGTGGGACGAACTGCGCTGGCGTGGTCTGGTGCACGTCTCGACCGACGAGACCGCACTCAAAGAGGCCCTCGACGCCGGCCCGGTCACCTACTACTGCGGCTTCGACCCGACGGCTCCGTCGCTGCACTGCGGCAACCTGCTGCAGCTCCTCACCATGCGCCGGTTGCAGCTCGCCGGCCACAAGCCGCTCGCGCTCGTCGGCGGGTCGACCGGGCTGATCGGCGACCCGCGCCCGACGGCCGAGCGGACCTTGAACACCCCGGAGACCGTCACCGAGTGGGTCGGCCGTCTGCAGACCCAGGTGTCCCGTTTCCTCAGCCCGGACGGCGAGAACGGGGTCCGGCTGGTGAACAACCTCGACTGGACGGCGCCGCTCTCCGCGATCGACTTCCTGCGCGACATCGGCAAGTACTTCCGCGTCAACTCGATGCTCAAGAAGGACGCCGTCGCCGCACGCCTGAACTCGGATGCCGGCATCAGCTACACGGAGTTCAGCTACCAGATCCTGCAGGGACTGGACTTCCGTGAGCTGTACCGCCAGTACGGGTGCACGCTGCAGACCGGTGGTTCGGACCAGTGGGGGAACCTGACCTCGGGGACGGAGCTGATCCGGCGCACCGAGGGTGTGGCCGCCCACGCGGTCGGGACGCCCCTCATCACGAACTCCGACGGCACGAAGTTCGGCAAGAGCGAGGGCAACGCGGTGTGGCTCGACGCCACGATGACGTCGCCGTACGCGTTCTTCCAGTTCTGGCTCAACACCTCGGACGCCGACGTCATCGCACGCCTGCGCGAGTTCACGTTCCTGTCCCGTGCCGAGATCGAGCGGCTCGAGCAGGCGGTGGCCGACGAACCGTTCCGCCGGGAGGCCCAGCGCACCCTGGCGACGGAGGTCACCACCCTGGTCCACGGCTCCGACGCGACACAGGCGACGATCGACGCGTCGGCAGCCTTGTTCGGCAACGGTGACCTCGGCGCACTGGACGACGAGACCCTGCGGTCGGCGATCGCCGAGCTGCCCGGCTCCGTCACCATCGAGGGGACGGCGGACCTGGCGCGTGCCCTCGTCGAGACGGAACTCGTGAAGTCCCTCGGTGAAGCGCGGCGCGCGATCACCCAGGGTGGGGTCTACGTGAACAACGAGCGAGCCGAGGACCCGGCGACGACGGTGGCGTCCCTCGCACTGCCGGCCGGGGTGCTCGTGCTCCGTCGGGGCAAGAAGACCCTCGCCGGAGTGACGGTGTCCTGA